From Rhododendron vialii isolate Sample 1 chromosome 10a, ASM3025357v1, the proteins below share one genomic window:
- the LOC131303822 gene encoding cytochrome P450 81Q32-like — MELTLSYISLSVFLLLIAFIFLSQKPHGRRNLPPSPPSLPFIGHLRLLKVPIHRNFFKLSQTLGPIFSLRLGSQLVVVISSSSISEECFTKNDIVLANRPRFIIGKYFGYNYTTIVTSRYGDHWRNLRRLTSLEIFSTIRLNAFLSIRQDEIRQLLCRLYQKSSIDFAKVEMKSKLFGLTFNIIMRIIAGKRYYDDDLEDSLEADEFRKLIGEALSYSGASNPADFLPVLRWIDYKGYEKNLIKIHKRWDALSQGLIDEHRRDKSKNTMIGHLLSLQESEPEHYSDAIIKGLITVMVFAGTDTSAITMEWAMSLLLNHPQILEKARNELDTNIGQDRLLDEQDLSKLLYLQAIISETFRICPAAPMLVPHMSSDDCIIGGFDVPRDTILLVNAWAIHKDPKVWDDPGSFKPERFECREVEGHKLMPFGFGRRACPGAGLAQRVVGLALGSLIQCFEWERVGEDLVDLAEGKGTTMPKAEPLEAMCKGRDIMKKVVLDGGNHA; from the exons ATGGAACTCACCCTCTCATACATCTCCCTCTCCGTTTTCCTCCTCCTCATTGCTTTCATATTTCTGTCACAAAAACCCCACGGCCGCCGCAACCTTCCTCCAAGCCCTCCCTCCCTTCCCTTCATCGGCCACCTCCGCCTCCTCAAAGTACCCATCCACCGAAACTTCTTCAAACTCTCCCAAACCCTCGGCCCCATCTTCTCCCTCCGCCTCGGGTCCCAACTTGTCGTAGTCATTTCCTCTTCGTCCATTTCCGAAGAGTGCTTCACCAAAAACGACATCGTCCTAGCCAACCGTCCAAGGTTCATAATCGGAAAATACTTTGGGTACAACTACACCACTATCGTCACCTCCCGGTATGGAGACCACTGGCGCAACCTCCGCCGCCTCACGTCCCTCGAGATCTTCTCTACCATCCGCCTCAACGCCTTCCTATCTATCCGGCAAGACGAAATTAGGCAACTACTCTGCCGGTTGTACCAGAAATCGTCTATCGATTTTGCAAAGGTCGAAATGAAGTCAAAGCTCTTTGGGCTGACGTTTAATATTATTATGAGAATAATCGCCGGGAAACGGTATTACGATGACGATTTGGAGGATTCATTGGAGGCGGATGAGTTTCGGAAGCTCATAGGGGAGGCGCTTTCATACAGCGGAGCATCGAACCCCGCCGATTTCTTGCCTGTTTTACGATGGATTGATTATAAGGGTTATGAAAAGAATTTGATAAAAATTCATAAGAGATGGGATGCCCTTTCGCAAGGGTTGATCGATGAGCATAGGAGGGATAAGAGTAAGAATACGATGATTGGTCATTTGCTTTCATTGCAAGAATCAGAGCCAGAGCACTATTCAGATGCAATTATCAAAGGGCTTATCACT GTTATGGTCTTTGCAGGGACAGACACATCTGCCATTACGATGGAATGGGCAATGTCTCTCTTGTTGAACCACCCACAAATACTAGAGAAGGCTAGAAATGAGTTAGACACTAACATTGGCCAAGATCGCCTGCTTGATGAGCAAGATCTCTCCAAGTTGCTTTATCTTCAAGCTATTATATCTGAAACCTTTCGAATTTGCCCAGCGGCACCAATGCTTGTACCACACATGTCATCCGATGATTGTATCATTGGGGGATTCGACGTGCCACGGGACACAATCTTGTTGGTTAATGCATGGGCCATTCACAAAGACCCCAAGGTTTGGGATGACCCCGGTAGCTTTAAACCTGAAAGGTTTGAATGTAGGGAGGTGGAAGGACACAAGTTAATGCCATTTGGTTTCGGGAGGAGGGCATGTCCCGGGGCTGGTTTAGCACAACGTGTTGTGGGCTTGGCCTTGGGGTCATTGATTCAGTGCTTTGAGTGGGAAAGAGTTGGTGAGGATCTTGTTGATTTGGCTGAAGGAAAAGGGACAACAATGCCCAAAGCTGAGCCATTAGAAGCCATGTGCAAAGGACGTGACATCATGAAGAAGGTTGTCTTAGATGGTGGAAATCATGCTTGA